In Planctomycetia bacterium, one DNA window encodes the following:
- a CDS encoding choice-of-anchor B family protein: MRSRQGRIVVAWLAAVLYLSFCSYLTPSVALAGGDGGCPRGGCGCGSSCGCLYFCGCGTGTEEPVYEGPAWTAGGSKPQLQGFDSLNVQLLSWFPVTTFDAAFTSANTCEGYVSKSGREYAIIGLSGGTGFVEVTDPANAQIVTVVPDCASCAASSWRDIKVYDQYAYVVSEATNTGLEVYDLSQIDDGIVTFVTRVNTPGSSRTHTLEINQASGYAYRCGGGSTLGLRIYSLANPAAPAFVTTAVSGRYFHECQAVTYTSGPYAGKEIVFGFTENSSSGGAAGLTILDVTDKQNIITLTANYQYNGPSFSHQGWVSEDKQYLYLNDETDGNPATRIISISNLSAPVQVGSFSSGLPAVDHNLYVKGRYIFESNYRSGLRIFDAINPTAPIHVAFFDTYDANDNAGFNGLWDNYPFLPSGIVLGSDIERGLFIWCFGKAGDMNNDLRVDDEDVNLFVDAMLNNPVSTSQCSGPDLNGDGEVNGLDVEGFKTAYVAGP; this comes from the coding sequence GTGCGTTCAAGGCAAGGTCGAATCGTCGTTGCATGGCTGGCGGCCGTGCTTTATTTATCTTTTTGTAGTTATTTGACACCGTCCGTCGCGCTCGCCGGCGGCGACGGCGGCTGTCCGCGCGGCGGATGCGGATGCGGTTCCTCTTGCGGCTGTCTGTACTTCTGCGGCTGCGGCACGGGCACCGAAGAGCCGGTCTACGAAGGCCCGGCCTGGACCGCGGGCGGCAGCAAGCCGCAGCTTCAGGGATTCGACTCGCTAAACGTGCAACTTTTGAGCTGGTTTCCGGTGACGACCTTCGACGCGGCCTTCACCTCGGCGAACACGTGCGAAGGATACGTGTCCAAGTCCGGCCGAGAGTACGCCATCATCGGCCTGTCGGGCGGCACGGGCTTTGTCGAGGTGACCGATCCGGCCAACGCGCAAATCGTCACCGTCGTGCCGGACTGCGCATCGTGCGCCGCCAGTTCGTGGCGCGACATCAAGGTGTACGACCAATACGCCTACGTCGTCAGCGAGGCGACCAACACCGGGCTGGAAGTGTACGATTTGTCGCAGATTGATGACGGTATAGTGACATTCGTCACGCGCGTCAACACGCCCGGCTCCTCGCGCACGCACACGCTCGAAATCAATCAGGCCAGCGGATACGCCTATCGCTGCGGCGGCGGCAGCACCCTCGGTCTTCGCATCTACAGCCTCGCCAACCCCGCTGCGCCCGCGTTCGTCACGACGGCCGTTTCCGGTCGATACTTCCACGAATGCCAGGCCGTGACGTACACCAGCGGCCCTTACGCCGGCAAGGAGATCGTCTTCGGGTTCACCGAGAACAGCTCCAGCGGCGGAGCGGCCGGCCTGACGATTCTCGACGTCACCGACAAGCAGAACATCATCACCCTGACCGCGAATTATCAATACAACGGGCCGTCGTTCTCCCACCAGGGCTGGGTCTCGGAGGACAAACAGTATCTTTATCTGAACGATGAAACCGACGGCAACCCCGCCACGCGCATCATCAGCATCAGCAATCTCTCGGCACCGGTACAGGTCGGCTCCTTCTCCAGCGGTCTGCCGGCAGTCGATCACAATCTCTACGTGAAGGGGCGCTACATCTTTGAGTCGAATTATCGCAGCGGCCTGCGCATCTTCGACGCGATCAACCCGACCGCGCCGATCCATGTCGCCTTCTTCGACACCTACGACGCAAACGACAACGCGGGCTTCAACGGCTTGTGGGACAATTACCCCTTCCTGCCCAGCGGGATCGTCCTCGGCAGCGACATCGAGCGCGGCCTCTTCATCTGGTGCTTCGGCAAGGCCGGCGACATGAACAACGACCTGCGCGTGGATGACGAAGACGTCAACCTTTTTGTCGACGCCATGCTGAACAACCCCGTCTCAACGTCACAGTGCAGCGGGCCGGACCTGAACGGCGACGGCGAAGTAAACGGCCTGGATGTCGAGGGTTTCAAGACCGCGTACGTCGCCGGGCCGTGA
- a CDS encoding 4Fe-4S dicluster domain-containing protein, whose amino-acid sequence MPEPLDNLPPQDRRGFFAESLRRLMRPLADAIEKRLPESFIAPVLLRPPGALPEIEFLDTCHRCGRCAESCPADAITLSVSIDDRVRGTPIVTPVRQACVVCDELACMKVCPSGALKLVDRFAIRMGLARVDHAVCVRTSGQPCVECLYKCPLGATAIRLDKSGRVEVIDPDAAGNHGRGCIGCGICEQYCPTTPSKAIVIIPSG is encoded by the coding sequence ATGCCCGAACCGCTCGACAACCTCCCGCCGCAGGATCGCCGCGGATTTTTCGCCGAGAGCCTCCGCCGCCTGATGCGCCCGCTGGCCGACGCCATCGAAAAACGCCTGCCGGAGTCCTTCATCGCTCCGGTCCTGCTTCGTCCGCCCGGCGCGCTGCCCGAAATTGAGTTTCTCGACACCTGTCATCGATGCGGCCGCTGCGCCGAGAGCTGCCCGGCCGACGCGATCACGCTCTCGGTCAGCATCGACGACCGTGTGCGCGGCACGCCGATCGTGACACCGGTGCGCCAAGCCTGCGTTGTCTGCGACGAACTGGCCTGCATGAAGGTCTGCCCCAGCGGCGCGCTGAAGCTGGTGGATCGCTTTGCCATTCGCATGGGCCTCGCACGCGTCGATCACGCCGTGTGCGTCCGCACCAGCGGCCAACCCTGCGTTGAGTGCCTCTACAAGTGCCCGCTCGGTGCCACCGCCATTCGACTCGACAAGTCCGGCCGCGTCGAGGTCATCGACCCCGACGCCGCAGGGAATCACGGCCGCGGATGCATCGGCTGCGGAATTTGTGAGCAGTATTGCCCGACGACGCCGTCGAAGGCGATCGTGATTATCCCTTCCGGGTAG
- a CDS encoding transcriptional repressor — MAQPADAETIATAENVFREFLRDRGLKYTDERQDILRAVMQNDEHFEAEQLLLDMRQKDSRVGKATVYRTLKLLVACGIVKEVHFSNKQVHYEHTYGQDPHDHMVCRRCGRIIEFGAADVVRLRAALAAQHRFHALAHRFQITGLCEACVKSCPIGLRAQTIVGPRGSAKPQRTNTKRRK, encoded by the coding sequence ATGGCCCAGCCGGCCGACGCCGAGACCATCGCCACCGCCGAGAACGTCTTTCGCGAGTTCCTGCGAGATCGCGGCCTGAAATACACCGACGAGCGGCAGGACATCCTCCGTGCCGTCATGCAAAACGACGAGCACTTCGAGGCCGAGCAATTGTTGCTCGACATGCGCCAGAAAGATTCCCGCGTCGGCAAGGCGACGGTCTATCGAACGCTCAAGCTGCTCGTCGCCTGCGGAATCGTGAAAGAGGTGCATTTCTCAAATAAGCAGGTTCACTACGAACACACCTACGGCCAGGATCCGCACGACCACATGGTCTGTCGGCGGTGCGGGCGCATTATCGAGTTCGGCGCGGCCGACGTGGTGCGGCTCCGCGCAGCGCTGGCGGCGCAGCATCGTTTTCACGCGCTGGCGCATCGCTTTCAAATCACGGGGCTGTGTGAGGCGTGTGTGAAAAGCTGCCCGATCGGCCTGCGAGCACAGACGATCGTCGGCCCGCGCGGCTCGGCCAAACCGCAGCGGACTAACACAAAGCGGCGTAAGTGA